A section of the Bryobacteraceae bacterium genome encodes:
- a CDS encoding dipeptidase, producing MAVHRSALLIDGHNDVTSRTVRGWDIASEKDARHTSIGKLRAGGVGAQFFAAYVSADLIRTGGSARRALEMIDTIRHDIVARHPDHFVLATTADQIEAARREGRIAALIGIEGGHAIENEPRLLRAFYDLGVRYMTLTHTRNLDWAGSSAKKEECGLNDLGRLIVAEMNRLGMMVDLAHVSDRTFWDALQASRAPVFSSHSSARALSNIPRNLSDDQIRAIAKKGGLVMINLGCEFISQRSADTSPWITPSLPKNARCEQATLEEVVAHFEHIRKIAGVDFIGLGSDFDGVTCTPRGLEDTSKWPNLTRALLERGFTPNDIRKIYGGNFLRFLRAVEETARQLGDQPR from the coding sequence ATGGCAGTGCACCGCTCGGCGCTGCTCATCGACGGCCACAACGACGTGACCAGCCGGACCGTGCGCGGCTGGGACATCGCCTCGGAAAAGGACGCCCGGCACACGAGCATCGGCAAGCTTCGGGCGGGCGGCGTCGGCGCGCAGTTCTTCGCCGCCTACGTCAGCGCCGACCTGATCCGCACCGGCGGCTCGGCGCGGCGCGCGCTCGAAATGATCGACACCATCCGCCACGACATCGTCGCCCGCCATCCGGATCACTTCGTGCTGGCCACCACCGCCGATCAGATCGAGGCGGCGCGGCGCGAAGGCCGCATCGCCGCGCTGATCGGGATCGAGGGCGGCCACGCCATCGAAAACGAGCCGCGGCTGCTGCGCGCCTTCTACGACCTCGGCGTGCGCTACATGACCCTCACCCACACGCGCAACCTCGACTGGGCCGGCTCCTCGGCTAAAAAGGAAGAATGCGGACTCAACGATCTCGGCCGCCTCATCGTTGCCGAGATGAACCGCCTCGGCATGATGGTGGACCTCGCTCACGTCTCCGACCGCACCTTCTGGGACGCCCTGCAAGCCAGCCGCGCCCCGGTCTTCAGCTCGCACAGCTCGGCGCGCGCCCTGTCCAACATTCCGCGCAACCTGAGCGATGACCAGATCCGCGCCATCGCGAAAAAGGGCGGGCTGGTCATGATCAACCTGGGATGCGAATTCATCAGCCAGCGCTCGGCCGACACCTCGCCCTGGATCACCCCGTCGCTGCCGAAAAACGCGCGCTGCGAGCAGGCGACGCTCGAAGAAGTCGTCGCCCATTTCGAGCACATCCGGAAGATCGCCGGCGTGGATTTCATCGGGCTCGGCAGCGATTTTGACGGCGTCACCTGCACCCCCCGCGGCCTGGAGGACACCTCAAAGTGGCCAAACCTGACCCGGGCGCTTCTCGAAAGGGGATTCACGCCGAACGACATCCGGAAGATCTACGGCGGCAATTTCCTCCGTTTCCTGCGCGCCGTGGAAGAGACGGCGCGCCAGCTCGGCGACCAGCCGCGCTGA
- a CDS encoding ATPase/protein kinase, producing the protein MDHTGKQSENSAASRRRRLPPQAYIDGILSGDRVVLARAITVVESDHPADADLAAEILEAVLPHTGNARRVGITGVPGAGKSTLIDALGIHLVEQHDEKTAVLSIDPSSPVSGGSILGDKTRMERLAQHPRAFIRPSPSRGHLGGVARRTRETMLLCEAAGYRNILVETVGVGQSETAVRAMTDFFLLVLVPGAGDELQGIKRGIMEMVDAIAINKADGDNRARAERARAEYASALHLFPPAPGGWTPRVLTCSALTGEHVADIWNLVLEHRALMKSNGRFQELRREQALEWMQELVRDGLIEMFERDPRVAARLPRLREEVRRGHISSFAAARQLLSLFQTKE; encoded by the coding sequence ATGGATCACACCGGGAAGCAATCTGAAAATTCCGCTGCATCGCGGCGCAGGCGGCTCCCGCCCCAGGCCTATATCGATGGCATCCTCTCCGGCGACCGCGTCGTGCTGGCCCGCGCCATCACCGTGGTTGAATCCGACCATCCCGCCGACGCCGATCTGGCGGCGGAAATCCTTGAGGCCGTGTTGCCCCACACGGGCAACGCCCGCCGCGTGGGGATCACCGGCGTGCCCGGGGCGGGCAAATCCACGCTGATCGACGCGCTCGGGATTCACCTGGTGGAACAGCACGATGAAAAAACCGCCGTGCTCTCCATCGACCCGTCCAGCCCCGTCTCCGGCGGCTCAATCCTCGGCGACAAGACGCGCATGGAACGGCTGGCGCAGCACCCGCGGGCCTTCATCCGCCCCTCGCCGTCGCGCGGCCACCTCGGCGGCGTGGCACGGCGCACGCGCGAGACGATGCTGCTGTGCGAGGCCGCCGGCTACCGCAACATCCTCGTCGAGACCGTCGGCGTCGGCCAGTCTGAGACGGCAGTGCGCGCGATGACCGATTTTTTCCTGCTGGTGCTCGTGCCGGGCGCCGGCGACGAATTGCAGGGCATCAAGCGGGGCATCATGGAGATGGTGGACGCGATCGCCATCAACAAGGCCGACGGCGACAACCGCGCCCGCGCCGAGCGCGCCCGCGCTGAGTACGCCTCGGCCCTGCACCTGTTTCCCCCGGCGCCCGGCGGCTGGACGCCGCGAGTGCTCACCTGTTCGGCCCTGACCGGCGAGCATGTGGCCGACATCTGGAACCTGGTGCTTGAGCATCGCGCATTGATGAAATCCAACGGCCGTTTCCAGGAGCTCCGCCGCGAGCAGGCGCTCGAATGGATGCAGGAGCTGGTGCGCGATGGCCTGATCGAAATGTTTGAGCGCGACCCGCGCGTGGCCGCGCGCCTGCCGCGGCTGCGCGAAGAGGTGCGCCGTGGCCACATCAGCAGCTTTGCCGCAGCCCGTCAACTGTTGAGCCTTTTTCAGACCAAGGAGTGA
- a CDS encoding methylmalonyl-CoA carboxyltransferase: MSFLSMEQRIGELRKKRQKIHEGGGPDKLEKHRASGKLTARERIEALVDPGSFMETGAFAQHRATLFGMAGREVPADGVVTGSAAIAGRLVHVASQDFTVLGGSAGELHSHKVADVMLQALKTGSPFIFINDSGGARVQEGIDSLSGYGRVFYTNVMLSGVVPQISLICGPCAGGAAYSPALTDFIIQTRKAHMFITGPNVIKQVTGENVTMEELGGPDAHMVRSGVIHFIAEDDRQAILICQKLLSFLPSNNLEDPPEVPGNYHCDPDPELNSIVPVDGKKGYDVREVILRVVDNADFLEVQAGHAPNLVIGFARIYGRTVGIVANQPCVQAGVLDIDSSSKGARFVRFCNAFNIPLVTFVDVPGFLPGVAQEHGGIIRHGAKMLFAYSAATVPKVTIVLRKAYGGAYLAMCAKDLGADRVYAWPTAEIAVMGAEGAAEIVFKKEISEAQDREAKRREMIEKYREVFANPYVAAGRRLVDDIIEPAETRRYIAQSLEYLHTKRELRPGKKHGLIPL, from the coding sequence ATGTCATTTCTCTCGATGGAGCAGCGAATCGGGGAGCTGCGGAAGAAACGCCAGAAAATCCATGAGGGTGGTGGCCCCGACAAACTGGAGAAGCACCGCGCCTCAGGCAAGCTCACCGCCCGTGAACGCATTGAGGCGCTGGTGGATCCGGGCTCGTTCATGGAGACCGGCGCCTTTGCCCAGCACCGCGCCACGCTGTTCGGAATGGCCGGCAGGGAAGTCCCGGCCGACGGTGTGGTCACTGGCTCGGCGGCCATCGCCGGGCGGCTGGTGCACGTGGCCAGCCAGGACTTCACCGTGCTGGGCGGCTCGGCGGGCGAGCTCCACTCCCACAAGGTCGCCGATGTCATGTTGCAGGCGCTGAAGACCGGCTCGCCGTTCATCTTCATCAACGACTCGGGCGGCGCGCGCGTCCAGGAGGGCATCGACTCGCTCTCCGGCTACGGCCGCGTCTTCTACACCAACGTCATGCTCAGCGGCGTCGTGCCGCAGATCTCGCTGATCTGCGGCCCGTGCGCCGGCGGCGCGGCTTACTCGCCCGCGCTGACCGACTTCATCATTCAGACGCGCAAGGCGCACATGTTCATCACCGGGCCCAACGTCATCAAACAGGTGACCGGAGAAAACGTCACGATGGAAGAGCTCGGCGGCCCGGACGCGCACATGGTTCGCTCCGGCGTGATTCACTTCATCGCCGAGGACGACCGCCAGGCCATTCTGATCTGCCAGAAGCTGCTCAGCTTCCTGCCTTCGAACAACCTCGAGGACCCGCCCGAGGTCCCCGGCAACTATCACTGCGACCCGGACCCGGAACTGAATTCCATCGTTCCGGTGGACGGCAAGAAGGGGTATGACGTCCGCGAAGTGATCCTTCGCGTGGTCGACAACGCGGACTTCCTCGAGGTCCAGGCGGGTCACGCGCCCAACCTCGTCATCGGTTTCGCCCGCATTTACGGCCGCACGGTGGGCATCGTGGCCAACCAGCCCTGCGTGCAGGCCGGCGTGCTCGACATTGACTCGAGCTCCAAGGGGGCGCGCTTCGTCCGCTTCTGCAACGCGTTCAACATCCCGCTGGTGACCTTCGTCGATGTCCCCGGCTTCCTGCCCGGCGTGGCGCAGGAGCACGGCGGCATCATCCGGCACGGCGCAAAGATGCTGTTTGCCTACTCAGCGGCCACCGTGCCCAAGGTGACCATCGTGCTCCGCAAGGCCTACGGCGGCGCCTATCTCGCCATGTGCGCCAAGGACCTCGGCGCGGACCGCGTCTACGCCTGGCCGACGGCGGAAATCGCCGTGATGGGAGCGGAAGGCGCGGCGGAAATCGTCTTCAAAAAAGAGATCTCGGAGGCCCAGGACAGGGAAGCGAAACGCCGTGAAATGATCGAAAAATACCGTGAAGTTTTCGCCAATCCGTATGTCGCCGCCGGCCGCCGCCTGGTGGACGACATCATCGAGCCGGCCGAGACCCGCAGATACATCGCCCAGTCGCTCGAGTATCTGCACACCAAGCGCGAACTGCGGCCAGGCAAGAAGCACGGTCTGATCCCGCTCTGA
- a CDS encoding gamma-glutamylcyclotransferase yields the protein MLVSMPTSATAARLFVYGTLKRGFANPWSRRLWAEAMFLGPATICGRLYDFGPYPALVETGRKDEVVHGEVAALRRPGLLQDLDAYEGPQFARVLRPVRIEDGAALDAWVYVFRGPLGQARLVAGGRWPVQ from the coding sequence ATGCTGGTTTCGATGCCGACTTCCGCAACGGCCGCCCGGCTCTTCGTCTATGGCACGCTGAAGCGCGGCTTCGCCAATCCCTGGTCGCGGCGCCTGTGGGCCGAGGCCATGTTTCTTGGTCCGGCAACCATTTGCGGGCGGCTGTATGATTTCGGTCCGTATCCGGCCCTGGTTGAGACGGGCAGGAAAGATGAAGTGGTCCACGGCGAAGTGGCTGCATTGCGGCGTCCAGGTCTTCTTCAGGACCTCGACGCTTATGAAGGGCCGCAGTTCGCGCGCGTGCTGCGGCCTGTCCGCATCGAAGACGGCGCCGCGCTTGATGCCTGGGTCTATGTTTTCCGCGGCCCGCTTGGACAGGCCCGCCTGGTTGCCGGGGGCCGCTGGCCGGTACAATGA
- a CDS encoding oxaloacetate decarboxylase has product MTTRHVDVTELVLRDGHQSLMATRMALEDMLPACEDIDRAGYWSVECWGGATFDACIRFLNEDPWERLRAFRKAMPNSRLQMLLRGQNLLGYRHYEDTVVDRFVEKAAENGMDVFRVFDALNDIRNLRRAIQAVKRTGKHAQGTICYTISPLHTITGYVELAEQLLDLGCDSLCIKDMAALLKPAPAYELVRAIKESCGENVRVHVHVHATTGVTMVSLMKAIEAGADCVDTSISSLSLGPGHNPTESLVEMLEGTPFSTSLDKKRLLNIKRHFDKIRPRYQEFLSNITGVDTEIFESQIPGGMISNMENQLRQQGAAHRIHEVLEEVPRVRQDAGYPPLVTPTSQIVGTQAVFNVMMGRYKVLTGEFADLMLGYYGATIGQRNPELVQLAATHAKKQPITCRPADLLKPEWEELRSAALACKGCNGTDEDVLTYAMFPQVAPKFFATRHEGPKNLGQDPEAAPPAAGPSANGKGPVMTRVVYDVTIGERTHKVTVAPAQ; this is encoded by the coding sequence ATGACGACCCGACACGTTGACGTCACCGAACTGGTCCTGCGGGACGGCCACCAGTCGCTGATGGCCACCCGCATGGCCCTCGAAGACATGCTCCCGGCCTGCGAGGACATCGACAGGGCCGGCTATTGGAGCGTGGAATGCTGGGGCGGCGCCACCTTTGACGCCTGCATCCGTTTCCTCAACGAAGACCCCTGGGAGCGGCTGCGCGCCTTCCGCAAGGCGATGCCCAACTCGCGCCTCCAGATGCTGCTGCGCGGGCAGAACCTGCTCGGCTACCGGCACTACGAGGACACCGTGGTCGACCGCTTTGTCGAAAAAGCCGCCGAAAACGGCATGGACGTCTTCCGCGTCTTCGACGCGCTGAACGACATCCGCAACCTCCGCCGCGCCATCCAGGCGGTCAAGCGCACCGGCAAACACGCCCAGGGCACCATCTGTTACACCATCAGCCCGCTGCACACCATCACCGGCTACGTCGAGCTGGCCGAGCAACTGCTCGACCTCGGCTGCGACTCGCTCTGCATCAAGGACATGGCCGCGCTGCTCAAGCCCGCCCCGGCCTATGAACTCGTCCGTGCCATCAAGGAATCCTGCGGCGAGAATGTGCGCGTGCATGTGCACGTGCACGCCACTACTGGCGTCACCATGGTGTCGCTGATGAAAGCGATCGAGGCGGGCGCCGACTGCGTGGACACCTCCATCAGTTCCCTCTCGCTCGGGCCCGGCCACAATCCGACGGAGAGCCTCGTTGAAATGCTCGAAGGGACGCCCTTTTCCACCTCCCTCGACAAAAAGCGGCTGCTGAACATCAAGCGCCACTTCGACAAAATCCGGCCGCGTTATCAGGAGTTTCTGTCAAATATTACGGGCGTGGACACGGAAATCTTCGAGTCCCAAATTCCAGGCGGCATGATCTCGAACATGGAGAACCAGCTCCGCCAGCAGGGCGCTGCGCACCGAATCCATGAGGTGCTCGAAGAGGTGCCGCGCGTCCGCCAGGACGCCGGCTACCCGCCGCTGGTCACCCCCACCAGCCAGATCGTCGGCACTCAGGCCGTGTTCAACGTGATGATGGGGCGCTACAAGGTTCTCACCGGCGAGTTCGCCGACCTGATGCTCGGCTACTACGGGGCCACCATCGGCCAGCGCAATCCGGAGCTCGTCCAGCTCGCGGCTACCCACGCCAAGAAGCAGCCCATCACCTGCCGACCTGCCGATCTGCTGAAGCCCGAATGGGAGGAGCTTCGCAGCGCCGCCCTCGCCTGCAAGGGCTGCAACGGCACCGACGAGGACGTGCTGACGTACGCGATGTTCCCGCAGGTGGCGCCGAAGTTTTTCGCCACGCGGCACGAAGGCCCAAAGAACCTCGGCCAGGATCCTGAAGCCGCGCCCCCCGCGGCGGGCCCCTCCGCCAATGGCAAGGGGCCGGTGATGACGCGGGTTGTTTACGACGTCACCATCGGCGAGCGGACTCACAAGGTGACCGTCGCGCCGGCGCAGTAG
- a CDS encoding acetyl-CoA hydrolase, whose amino-acid sequence MPSFPFPILTAEEAAEMIPDGATIGFSGFTPAGAAKAIPLALAAKARREHAAGRPFKVGVLTGASTGPSLDGALAEAEAIRFRTPYMSNATLRKQINSGRVRFVDMHLSLLPQFVRYGYLGPIHFAVIEAADLTPGGGVVLTTSVGASNTYLRLAEKVLIELNAKHPAALLGMHDIFEPADPPTRQEIPIYHPADRIGSPICVVDPKKIAGVVLTDLEDESSPFEPPTEVTEKIGQNVAEFLVGEMRAGRMPKTFLPVQSGVGNIANAVLGALGKHPEVPDFLMYTEVLQDSVIPLLESGRCQFASTCSLTLSPEAMRRVTSNLDFFRHKILMRPQEITNHPEIVRRLGIVSMNTAIEVDLTGNVNSTHVMGKTMMNGIGGSGDFTRNAYLSIFSCPSTAKGGKISTIVPLCSHMDHSEHSVQIIATEFGVADLRGRDPHERARLIIDNCAHPDYREQLRDYLRMVKEGHEPLSLSLGLAMHRAFLRHGDMRNINWEEYR is encoded by the coding sequence ATGCCTTCATTCCCGTTCCCCATCCTCACCGCGGAAGAAGCCGCGGAGATGATTCCCGATGGCGCCACCATCGGCTTCAGCGGATTCACGCCCGCCGGCGCGGCCAAGGCCATTCCGCTCGCGCTGGCCGCGAAGGCGCGGCGCGAACATGCCGCCGGGCGTCCCTTCAAGGTGGGCGTGCTCACCGGCGCGTCCACCGGTCCGAGCCTTGACGGCGCACTGGCCGAGGCCGAAGCCATCCGCTTCCGCACTCCCTACATGTCAAACGCCACCCTGCGCAAGCAGATCAACTCCGGGCGGGTGCGTTTCGTCGACATGCACCTGTCGCTGCTGCCGCAGTTTGTCCGCTATGGCTACCTCGGCCCCATTCACTTCGCCGTCATCGAAGCTGCCGATCTCACGCCCGGCGGCGGCGTCGTGCTCACCACGTCGGTCGGCGCCTCCAACACCTATCTGCGGCTCGCCGAAAAGGTGCTCATCGAGCTGAACGCGAAACACCCGGCGGCGCTGCTCGGCATGCACGACATCTTCGAGCCGGCTGATCCGCCCACGCGACAGGAGATCCCCATCTATCACCCGGCGGACCGGATCGGCTCTCCCATCTGCGTGGTCGATCCGAAGAAAATCGCCGGCGTGGTGCTCACCGATCTCGAGGACGAAAGCTCTCCGTTCGAGCCGCCGACAGAGGTCACCGAAAAAATCGGGCAGAATGTCGCCGAATTTCTTGTGGGGGAAATGCGCGCGGGGCGCATGCCGAAGACCTTTCTTCCCGTTCAGTCCGGCGTCGGCAACATTGCCAACGCGGTGCTGGGCGCGCTGGGAAAGCACCCGGAAGTGCCGGACTTCCTCATGTACACCGAAGTCCTTCAGGACTCGGTGATCCCGCTGCTCGAAAGCGGGCGCTGCCAGTTCGCCAGCACCTGTTCGCTGACGCTTTCGCCGGAGGCGATGCGCCGGGTCACTTCCAACCTGGATTTCTTCCGCCACAAAATCCTGATGCGGCCGCAGGAAATCACGAATCACCCGGAAATTGTCCGCCGTCTCGGCATCGTGAGCATGAATACGGCGATCGAGGTCGACCTGACGGGCAACGTGAATTCCACGCACGTCATGGGCAAGACGATGATGAACGGCATCGGCGGCTCGGGCGACTTCACCCGCAACGCATACCTCTCGATCTTCTCCTGTCCCTCGACGGCCAAGGGAGGCAAGATTTCCACCATCGTTCCGCTGTGCTCGCACATGGACCACAGCGAGCACTCGGTGCAGATCATCGCCACCGAATTCGGCGTCGCCGACCTGCGCGGCCGCGACCCGCACGAGCGCGCGCGGCTCATCATTGATAACTGCGCCCACCCCGACTATCGCGAGCAGCTCCGCGATTACCTGCGAATGGTGAAGGAGGGCCACGAGCCGCTGTCGCTCTCGCTCGGGCTGGCCATGCACCGCGCGTTTCTCCGTCACGGCGACATGCGCAATATCAACTGGGAAGAATACCGGTAG
- a CDS encoding acetyl-CoA carboxylase biotin carboxyl carrier protein subunit yields MKLKITIDNRTYEVDVEAWEPEPPRPQLPPSYMIQPGAARVPASPAPAAAPSGGEPVDEDKVCRSPINGIVVRVLAQPGQQIQPGDTLLVLEAMKMETNITAPIAGKVAKVNVNPGDSVQSGAVLVEFE; encoded by the coding sequence GTGAAGCTGAAAATCACCATCGACAACAGGACATACGAGGTGGATGTGGAAGCCTGGGAGCCGGAACCACCACGGCCGCAGCTCCCACCCAGCTACATGATTCAGCCGGGAGCGGCCCGCGTGCCGGCTTCACCGGCCCCGGCGGCAGCGCCGTCCGGAGGCGAGCCGGTGGACGAGGACAAGGTCTGCCGCAGCCCGATTAACGGGATCGTCGTCCGTGTTCTCGCCCAGCCGGGGCAGCAGATCCAGCCTGGCGACACGCTGCTCGTGTTGGAGGCGATGAAAATGGAAACCAATATCACCGCGCCCATCGCCGGAAAAGTGGCGAAAGTGAACGTAAACCCGGGAGATTCCGTTCAGTCCGGCGCGGTGCTCGTCGAGTTTGAGTGA
- the mcm3 gene encoding methylmalonyl-CoA mutase, translated as MRPDFSKIDFLPSTAGARDCPADSAWMTNEQIPVKACYTADDLARMEHLDYAAGVPPFLRGPYSTMYVLRPWTIRQYAGFSTAEESNAFYRRNLAAGQKGLSVAFDLATHRGYDSDHERVVGDVGKAGVAIDTVEDMKILFDQIPLDEMSVSMTMNGAVLPVMAFYIVAAEEQGVTPDRLSGTIQNDILKEFMVRNTYIYPPAPSMRIIGDIFRYCAEKMPKFNCISISGYHMQEAGATADLELAYTLADGLEYLRTGIQAGLSIDDFAPRLSFFWAVGMNHFMEIAKMRAARVLWAKIVRQFHPKNPKSMALRTHSQTSGWSLTAQDVYNNIIRTCIEAMAAAMGHTQSLHTNALDEALALPTDFSARIARNTQIYLQEETGICRVVDPWGGSYYVESLTHELMHRAWALIQEVEALGGMARAIETGLPKMRIEEAAARRQARIDSGKEVIVGVNRYRYDQDEPIQVLEVDNRAVREKQIRRIQEVKARRDAAAVRQALDALTRCAETGEGNLLELSVQAARVRATLGEISYALEKVFGRYQPVSRTISGVYSSEALSDPEFQKARKMVEEFARAEGRRPRILIAKMGQDGHDRGAKVVATAFADIGFDVDVGPLFATPKEVARMAVENDVHAVGVSSLAGGHKTLVPELIGELKKLGRGDIVVFVGGVIPPQDHDELRRAGAVDVFGPGTVIPVCAQRVLAALSAA; from the coding sequence ATGCGGCCTGATTTTTCGAAAATCGATTTTCTGCCTTCCACTGCGGGCGCGAGGGACTGCCCCGCCGACAGCGCCTGGATGACCAATGAGCAGATTCCGGTGAAGGCCTGTTATACGGCCGATGACCTGGCGCGCATGGAGCATCTCGACTATGCCGCGGGCGTTCCGCCGTTCCTACGCGGGCCGTATTCGACCATGTACGTCCTGCGGCCGTGGACCATCCGCCAGTACGCCGGCTTCTCCACGGCCGAGGAGTCCAACGCCTTCTACCGCCGCAATCTGGCCGCCGGCCAGAAGGGCCTGTCGGTGGCCTTCGACCTGGCCACGCACCGCGGCTACGATTCCGACCACGAACGCGTCGTCGGCGACGTCGGCAAGGCGGGCGTCGCCATCGACACGGTCGAAGACATGAAGATCCTCTTCGACCAGATCCCGCTGGATGAGATGTCGGTCTCCATGACGATGAACGGGGCCGTGCTGCCGGTGATGGCGTTCTACATCGTCGCCGCCGAAGAGCAGGGCGTGACGCCGGACCGGCTCAGCGGCACCATCCAGAACGACATTCTCAAGGAATTCATGGTCCGCAACACCTACATCTATCCGCCCGCGCCTTCCATGCGGATCATCGGCGACATTTTCCGCTACTGCGCAGAAAAAATGCCGAAATTCAACTGCATTTCCATCTCCGGCTATCACATGCAGGAGGCCGGCGCGACGGCGGACCTGGAGCTCGCCTACACGCTCGCCGACGGGCTGGAGTACCTGCGCACCGGCATCCAGGCGGGGCTGTCGATCGACGATTTCGCGCCGCGGCTGAGCTTTTTCTGGGCGGTGGGCATGAATCACTTCATGGAAATCGCCAAGATGCGCGCCGCGCGCGTGCTGTGGGCGAAGATCGTCAGACAGTTCCATCCGAAGAATCCGAAATCCATGGCGCTGCGCACGCATTCGCAGACCTCGGGCTGGTCGCTCACCGCGCAGGACGTCTACAACAACATCATCCGCACGTGCATCGAGGCGATGGCGGCGGCCATGGGCCACACGCAGTCGCTGCACACGAACGCGCTGGACGAAGCGCTCGCGCTGCCCACGGACTTCAGCGCCCGCATCGCCCGCAACACGCAGATCTACCTTCAGGAAGAGACCGGCATCTGCCGGGTGGTCGACCCGTGGGGCGGCTCGTACTACGTGGAGAGCCTCACCCATGAGCTGATGCACCGCGCCTGGGCGCTCATCCAGGAGGTGGAGGCGCTCGGCGGCATGGCCCGGGCCATCGAGACCGGCCTGCCCAAAATGCGCATAGAAGAGGCGGCGGCGCGGCGCCAGGCGCGCATCGACTCCGGCAAGGAGGTCATCGTCGGCGTCAACCGCTACCGTTACGACCAGGACGAGCCGATCCAGGTGCTCGAGGTCGACAACCGCGCCGTGCGCGAGAAGCAGATCCGCCGTATCCAGGAAGTGAAGGCGCGGCGCGACGCGGCGGCCGTGCGCCAGGCGCTCGACGCGCTTACCCGCTGCGCCGAAACCGGCGAGGGCAATCTGCTCGAACTCAGCGTTCAGGCGGCGCGCGTGCGCGCCACGCTGGGCGAAATCTCCTATGCGCTCGAAAAAGTCTTCGGCCGTTATCAGCCGGTGAGCCGGACAATTTCCGGCGTTTATTCGAGCGAGGCCCTGTCAGATCCGGAGTTTCAGAAGGCGCGGAAAATGGTGGAGGAATTCGCGCGCGCCGAGGGCCGCCGGCCGCGCATCCTTATTGCCAAGATGGGCCAGGACGGCCACGACCGCGGCGCGAAGGTGGTGGCCACGGCTTTTGCCGATATCGGCTTCGACGTCGATGTCGGGCCGCTGTTCGCCACGCCGAAAGAGGTGGCGCGGATGGCGGTGGAAAACGACGTCCACGCCGTGGGCGTTTCGTCGCTCGCCGGCGGCCACAAGACGCTCGTGCCGGAACTGATCGGCGAGCTGAAAAAGCTCGGCCGCGGTGACATCGTCGTCTTCGTCGGCGGCGTCATTCCACCGCAGGACCACGATGAGCTGCGCCGGGCCGGCGCGGTGGACGTTTTCGGGCCTGGAACGGTAATTCCGGTCTGCGCGCAGAGGGTGCTGGCCGCGCTGTCGGCAGCCTGA
- the mce gene encoding methylmalonyl-CoA epimerase, with protein sequence MIEDLKAAGFELIDHVAIAVPAGELDAHVEKYRALGFSEIHREEVRGRHMVREVLLRIGGSQNLIQLLEPLSPESPVAKQIEKNGGRGGFAHLAFRVRDIHAAYHFMKERGFHLTQEPGPGSRGTMIFFVHPKDFSYLIEVVQEGAAHA encoded by the coding sequence GTGATCGAAGATCTGAAAGCTGCCGGATTTGAACTGATCGATCATGTCGCCATCGCCGTCCCGGCGGGCGAGCTCGACGCGCATGTGGAAAAGTACCGGGCGCTGGGCTTTTCGGAAATCCACCGGGAAGAGGTGCGCGGCCGGCACATGGTGCGCGAGGTTCTGCTGCGCATCGGCGGCAGCCAGAACCTGATTCAGCTTCTCGAACCGCTTTCACCGGAGTCGCCCGTGGCGAAACAGATCGAAAAGAACGGCGGCCGCGGCGGCTTTGCCCACCTCGCCTTTCGCGTGAGAGACATTCACGCGGCGTATCATTTCATGAAAGAGAGGGGCTTCCACCTGACCCAGGAGCCCGGTCCCGGCTCGCGGGGCACGATGATTTTCTTCGTGCACCCGAAGGATTTTTCGTATCTGATCGAGGTCGTTCAGGAGGGCGCGGCTCATGCCTGA